The DNA region CAGGATTGAGATACTTTGTCTACTGCGCATCACAGAAGTACCATTCATGAGCAAATAACTATCGAACTCAAGGTGATATCAGATGGCTTAGCAGAAAGCCGTAATCGGTTATGAATAcagaaaaaacacaaaacagacttttcttttgagaaatttgaaaaaacacaaaacagacTTTCTGTTTGAGAACTTCGTCTACATCCACTCCCCTTGAATGACCCCATGATGAGGGTTGAAATGTCTTGTAGGTCAAATTACAACGCAGAACAATAGACAAACTAGAAACAGAAAGAATATACAGAAGCATATAAACTATACAAACATTAGGCATCATATTCTCAATGGTTATTGTTGTGAAATCTTCAAAAAACGTCAAGATACCACATTACAAGAGACTAGAGTTCTTTTTCATCCCAAAGTTGAGGTGTGCACGAATATTTACAAGCGTAGTAAGAACCCAAGGAAACCATATACTGATTTGCTCTGACATTGAGGTCAAACAGAGCTCTGTGTAAGATAACAAAATAAGATGAAAGAACAATGCAATCACATCTCAGCAATAAATATTCCAGTATCATCAGATGGCACTTCAGTAAGTTTTCCCTGAGTCCACCTTATCAGCATCTCTAATGCAGCTTTGGGCTGGTCCATAGGAACCATGTGACCCGCATCGTGGACCTGTTTATTGTTTACATATATCACGCAACTATGTCAGCACTGGCAACCAACAATTAGCCATTGGTAGGTGAGGTGTGCGcatggtgtgtgtgtgtctgagagagagagagagagagagagagagagagagaccttaaGGAAACTGAGAGGTCCATGGCTTTTCAGTACTCCAGCTGTTGAACCATTGACTTCAAAATGAACTTCAGGGGATGCTACAAACTTTTGCTGACCAGACCATTCCATAGCATGAACCCATCTTGAGTTACCTactcaaacaaaattataatccAGGCTTGAATCACATCCCATACAATTGTTATTGGTAATTCTTTAACACATTAGATTCCTAACTTACAACATGCTGGTTTTCCACTAAGCATAAAAGCTTACCAAGCCAGTTGCATATGAGATCATATTCTCCAGCATACACAAGCAATTTGATTCCATCCTCAAGAAGCGTAGGAATACCCACTTCGAGATTCCTCATCCAGTCTACCAACATGGCCTGATACACTGTAGGGCTACACGACACAAAGTCTAAATCCCCAACTCCTAGTGCATTCCTAACAGATTCCTGGTTTAGGAACTTATCCATGTTTGAGAAATCATAACAGAGGGGCCCCTCACACTTCTTTCTAATGTCATAATACTGCAAAGTAAAAATATTATCGCTTGTCAAATTTGAGGTCTATCCAGGTGTCAGAATGCACATAGTTATGAATGTCAAGAGGTAATGGAAATATGCTTCtgtttcagtaaaaaaaaaaaaaaaaaaaggaaatatacTTATGTCACAAATAGTCTATATTTTCAGGTCTCAAGTCTCATTttcaataccaaaaaaaaaaaaaaggatattccCATCTTCTACAAATTCTTCTGTTTGAAAGAAtcattctttatatttttcattaaaaggaaattgtcaaattcttttttgtgcagaaaacattttaaagtaaggattgaaaaattaattactcatccccaccccccccaaaaaaaaaagaattgacaAATTGCAGTACCATGATCAGACTTAAAGCACTAAATGAAGAATAGAATGAGTTATCTTACATTGATGTCGCCAGCAAGGGCAATGATGCTACTGAATATAGTATTACAAACAAAATATGAAGCCACACAAGAGATTGTACCATCAGtgcctgaaaaaaaaataaaagtttaaccACAGTgcagagagagagcaagagacaGAAAAGCAGTACTAGCCAACCAACAAGAGGCTACAATGCACAAGCACAAATAAAAAGATCAACACGGTATCAAATTTACATTAGGGGATATGCCAATCTAACATGCAAACTTACCACAAAGCTTGATCGCGGTTTCACAGACTGGAATCACCTTGCTAATGCGATTGTAAGCAGTTTTTGAAATCAAGCCCATGTCCAGTGCATAATCAGTGTAAGCTTTATATTGGATTGCAGGGTCGGTAAGTCCATTACCAATGGCAAATCCCTGTTAACCATTTAATTTCAGGTCAACTGCTCAGGACAGTTAGAATGACCAAGTATAAACTCTAGATCATGTTATATCAGTCATCAGTGACAGACCTTTAGGTTTATATGAATTCCTTCGTTAGCTTTGTTTCCACGGTGAACTCGAGCAGCAAAGGCAGGGATGTAGTGCCCAGCATAAGATTCCCCAGTTATGTAGAAGTCATTCTCTGCAAATTCAGGATGCTCCACAAAGAAAGCCTGATATCATAGAAAGAGCTCATTGAGTCAAAATAATACTTGCGTACAGTTACAACACGGTTTTTTATCCTCTCTCATCTCAACagtgttttttaaaataataatccCAATGATGTAAAGTCCAATTAATTCTCTCCTTACAACATTATAATACACAAACGAGTCAATCAAGAAAAACTTTTACTGAATAGACAGACACACCTGCAAGAAGTCATAAAGGTCATTACTAACACCATCTTCATTGTGACGGATGTCGCGTTTATCAGAAGTATAACTAAAGCCAGTCCCAGTTGGCTGATCAACATAGAGGAGGTTTGAAGCCTGCAAAATCAGCAAAAGAATTTGTAAATTCTCTTCTAGATAGAAGACTTGACATGTAGACAGTGGCTACATGTCAAAAAGGGAACACCCATCTAATTGTTATACAATATTAACACTTCCATGTTAGCTTAAACTAATACAACTTATAACCATAGAAATAGAATCACATCTCAAAGTACAAAGAAAATAGATACCTTGTCCCAACCGTACTCGTTCCACACAAGAGACATGTTGTTTGCAATAGTAAAAGGACCATTTTCATAAAACATAGCCAATTCACTACTACATCCCGGCCCTCCGGTCAACCAGATAACAACAGGGTCTTTCTTGTTGGTGCGCGAttcaaagaaaaagtaaaacaacCTGAAAAACATCAAACCAAATACTAAGAAACAGTAACCAAGTACCCAAAATAGACACTTACatacaaacaaacatgaacaaaattttgGTCCCAATAAATTACAAACAgctgaaaaaaaattaaaaaaaaaaaaccttaattcccTCTAAAGTAACATTTCACTATTACCACATGTGAGACTTTGTTATCGAATCAAATTCATTTCCTAAACCGCCTACAAATAAATTTACCAAATTTAAATTGGTTTCTGCCTATAATTTGAAAACAAAGGAACACAAATTAGGAAATAATTAAAGAAACCCATTAGAGTAATAAACCActgatttattttaaattgatgGTAATCATCAGAttaagataaaaacaaaaaactttacgGTTCTAAAACTcgcaaaaaaaattacatgaaaaaaCCAATCAGAGATTGTTAAGGAAAATCTAGGGTTTTAGAAGATTGACCTAGCGGCATGGGAATGCTCGATATCGTAGTAGCCAGCGTGGTGGCCCAAATCGTCGACGGTGACTCCAGAGCCGACGAGGTCGGGAAAAGCGAACCGTTTCTCGACGATCTTCTTGGGTTCGGCGGAGGAGAAACCTGGACGGTCGACGACgttgattttggttttggggAACAAATTGAGTTCTCTGATAAACTTCTCGGCTTGGACCGATGGCAAGTTCGACCGAGATATATGAATGTCCTCGTTGAAGTTGAtcgaggaagagagagagaagagggaaAGGAAagtgaagagaagagagagagagattgttgaGGACTCCATTtctgtgagattttttttttttttcctcagaagtgagagagagagagagaaatggaaaTGCTTATATatttgtgagagtgagagagagagagagagagagagtgtacAGGTCACCTGTAACAGGTGAGGTGGCGGTGACTAAAGTATCTAACGGTCTACTTCATTCGTGGGCTGTTAGTTGCGGGAGAGTCGGTCTGGGTCGGTTTATAACATACAAAACGCAGGTTACGGTTTCTTTTACTAGACTTTTGGGGTATTTGACTATTCTTTcggttttaaatttaaatttttttaaaaggttaattcataatattttcattacaaattttaatagttgttagtaattataatttaaatttattatttaaattactttttttttacttctaataacaaaaagtaataaCATTTCACTTAcgaaaaattatacaattttttgtttaaagagttaagtttttttggatatatattactgttagtttttttaatattttctccccTCTTTATTGTGTgtattaaaaatacttaatattctcaaaagaaaaaatagtgagttaaaaatgtttaaaatctGATTTGTGTATTCAAGAGTTAGACTCTTTTAAATATAcactattgtcaaaatttttaaaaaccttCTACTCTTTCCCAACCACGTCACTTATGCTTTATTCTATTTATAAACTCCtatgtatttcaaatttttgagtaaatttaacaattttttttttatcataggcataaatatttatttgtatttttttgggtttaaaggTATTTTTGGGGGGGTTGGTAACGGTGGTGACGTGAAGGGTGTAGGAGAAGTTGCTTTGGGTTGCAGTTGcaggaagaaaaggaaggagggaTGACGTGTGAAGTGGGCTACTGTTAAAAAGAGTGCACGTAATTAATAAGCTTTGGTTTAAGAGATTCCGTTTTGGGTCGTTGCTATCTAGGCTGAGAGAACTGTCTTTTTGCAGTGGAGTGGGCAAGAAGGTCGGTACAAGTGTGAGATATTAACTAGGgaaaggatttaaaaaaaaaaaaaaaaaagcttttcaTGACGTACCTTGCTTTGCTTTTTAttaaagaagttaaaaaaatggaatgttatgtttgtttatttattacgttaaagattttgtttttcctgCCAACTTTATCACATTTTAAGATGCTTCACACCGAAAATGGttgtagaaagaaaaaaatagtcagaaagtaaaatttattttaaaaatattaattgatatcACTAATATagttgaaaaagaaattgtagAATAATATAGTTGTCatataaaatgaaatagaaatgttaaattgtaatttattttccaaACTTGGTTTAATTTGCTTAGTTTTcctttacaatttttattttgaatccgTTTATcgttttaagattttttgttcACAATAACTTGATTACTCAAAAcaaattaagaatataaatCAATGTAAGAGTATTAAAAGTATAACATATGCTTAGAGAGATATTCATAAATTATTATTCGTTGCAGATTGTCAAGAAGTTATCtattattcattataaattGTCATGAAGTTGTAAGTATATACGACTATAAAGGCACCAATTTGTATAAGTAGAAATTTGTAAATATTCATTGAGTAGTAAGGAAGCGTGTACTATTGATAGAGAATTGTAAGTATTCATGATTTGTCATGTTACATCCTCTCTTCCTATCTAAGAGGTGCAAGCCATTTGTATAAGGCAACGAAATTTATAAGACTTTTTCTCTATAAAACTTCCTTTCCCCTCTGCCTAAGcaactctttttttgtttttgtttttttgctatGTACTTTGTAGGAATTTCCAACTACACGAAATTAGTGTGATTTACAAAGGCCACcacaactaaacaacaaaaggagaaaaacaaatccaaatttcAGTCCATTAGTAGAAGCTATGTTTAGTAGCCTTAGCTTTGAAGCATCAAATAActctaattttttgttgttgttgttgttattattattatatatgcgTGTGTTATTAAATTCCCCTCATGAagtctttttttcctctctctctctctctctctctctctctctctcagttttgGTTTGTGTTaatacttgattttttgaaaataaaattttgagttcaTATTAAAACACAATCTACATGgatataatattattgttgaACTTTCATTATTAGCGAAAAAAATATAATggttgaacttttttttttttgaggacgTATAATGGTTGAACTTGAGTACTGACAATTCCTTATATTTGAAGGCCTCAATAGTCAAGATTCTACCAAATGGAAAACATTGTGTATTTAAGTATCATAAAAAAAGGCAAGCATTAAAGTTTCCAACCTAGACCACAAGGTGCGGATggattaagaaaaaacaaaagaatgcaATATTTTCTATAGACTATAGTGTTTAATTATAATTGCTTGTTATGTCAAGAAATGCCAACTACCAGTTCTTACATCAGAGACCCCAACACCACACATACACacccgggaaaaaaaaaattcttaattcagagaaggaaagaaaatcaagaagctgttgaataaagaaaaaacaaataatcagATAAAAACATGAAGATTTcagaaattcatttttattaaaaaaagaaaaactttgttagtattttttaaaatatcatacACAAGATAGCATATAATGGCATTTGCTAAAAAAGTATCATCTGTTCATAATATGGTAAGCTGAGTTTGAAGCCCTACAATCTCAAACAGAACAATGGGCTAGAACCCTAATGATACAAACTCCTTTTTCTCTAATACTTTAGTGGCTAAGCAAGGAAAACAATAGGAAAAAATTACGATCTCACTTTAGCAAGCCGTGCTCTTAACTCTTCCAGCTCTTCCTCATCGTCTGCTCCCTCAGCAATAGCTTCTTCCTGTGAAAATCCATAGGGGTCAGTTCCTTGGtttcgtttaaaaaaaaaatcacataaagtTATGAAGAGAGTAATTTTCCACATACTTCTTGTGAAGTACTAGCTCTCTGGGCAGGTAACTTTGTCCTTTCCTTCCTGACAGCTTCTGGAAGCTGTGCAGCCGTCTCACCAGCTATTTCAGTCAGGACCTTATCAACTTCTTCTTCAGTTTCTTCTTCTATATCTTCTGAATCCAATGCAGTGTCGACAGCATCATTCACAAATTCTTCAATCACTCCTGcctgaattaaaaaataagtgtcACTTCTACAGAATTCAAGAACATATGACAAAAGTATATACTTAAAAGAAGATCAAAACTGGTGCTCGACAGTGAATGTTCTGAAACCTTAGTATGTAAAAGGTCACTCACTGACACATTATATCACAGGGACCCAAATTAAAGGGTGTGTCAGACTGATCTTTTTGCATATCATTGAGAGAATTGAGCAATAATTTATTCATTCTCACATGATTATAAGTTAGATGGCCAAGAGCCTTGCAGCTTAGTGGTATTGCTTGGTCTTCTTTATGAGGAAGACCAAGGTTTTGAATCCCCCTCCCCACTTGTTGTAACAATTTAATTATAGAAAAGAATGATTCTATGCTAGATGACGTTTGAAAACAGTCAAACTTTGCAGGATACATAACAAAcattcttctaataaaaatgatCTCTTCTCCGCCAAAATGTTTAATATGTAAAACAAGAGAAGTCTAATCACATAAGCTAACTTAAGGAGCATATAAGATTGTAACTCCTAACAACATTAGTTAAGCCAGATTAAGCACTTAGCACATTAAGTGCAGTCAAGAGATATTCTAACATGCCATTAACACCACTCCCAGTGGAGATTAAAATGGTTATACACTGAAATAGTGACCATCAGAAGAACAAAACACATTAGTTTTCTTCCCGCTAAACCTGTCAAAAAGTATCATTGTTACCAATAAAGAATTTGAATGATTACTTGTTCATAGGTGAAGAGATACCTTGGTCATTTCTTTGCTGAATTCTTGCATTGTGGATGCCATTTCCGGAGCTTTCATGAGGTTATTGACAAGTTTCATGACCTCTGCACTCTTGGACAAATGACCAACAGTACGAGAAATTGCTGCAAGTTTCATGGcacattgaattttttatttcactgaaattatttcaaaatattcttgcaaaaaaactaaaaacaagcAAATACACAATCAATGAGAACACAGTACAATTATAACTAAAAGAGATTGCTACAAGTGTGACAAAGCCCTTCACTGCTGACATCACGTCCATAGACCACAACATAAATTTACACACAAAAATGGTAAGGGATTCAGAATTCTATAACTGATTTTCCTTATATATTGAGTTTATACTAAAGAAAAAGTCATTAGTGaatatctaaagaaaaagtCATTAGTGAAAATCTCCATTTACACACATAAGTCATTGCTTATCAGCAATAAAGTATTTCTCTGCAGCTAGAATAGTCATAAACTAAAATGGTGGACTTTGATACTTTCCTTCAATGTTCAATTTGCAGGCCAGTCGCAACACAACTATACATGTTAATTGATCTCATTATTCCTTTCTCCTTtctcccttctttctttttaattttttttctgaagAGAAACAAAGGAAGATTTTCATATTGGAGTAAAGTTCTTTCACTATTTTAGAGATGTCATATTACAAACATGATAGAAGTGAATTCTTTCTTAAACCATATATTGACTCAAACAAAATGGTTTCCTCTAAATTCTACCTACTACACCCTCTGGTTAAAGTTTGTTATTTGTCCTTGAATAAACTATCATAAAAGATGTCTAACAGCATGGCTTGCCATCAGTTGAGAATTTACGCTCCTGCACTGATCAGGTATGATATCACCAACACATGGGAACATAGTTTGCCCATTCTTTTCGAAAACCATTCTTACCAAAATTTAGCATTGATGTACTAAAATTCTTAGAATCAACATGTAAATTTTTACCTTATTCTGAAATATAAGccctccaaaaaagaaaagaacaatatGGAGTAATTTTCTTCAGTTGTCAGTCACAAACAACGTTCATCAACTTGATGCTTAAAAACAAGGTAAAGTCTATTTTTCACATGACCATATACATGCTAGGGATGACAATAGGGTGGCGCAGGGTCAGATCAAAGGTCCCATGTCCCCTTTCAGGGCAGGAAAGACCTGTGTAGGGCAGGAGCAGGGCAGGTCAGATTCAGGCGGGTTTGGAGGTATTTTGTCATCCCTAATGAGTTGGCTTCAACATTAATGAGGTAGAGATGAAACATAAAGGAGATGGATAGTCATGAGGAtgctaagagagagagagagaaagcaagaAATTTAAGGGATAATAATAGAATatgtaccaaaaaaattataattataaatagatgttcaaaaaaagtatatataggAATGTAAAAAAGgatcaaattatataaaaataataatttaaatatataatttaaaacatat from Castanea sativa cultivar Marrone di Chiusa Pesio chromosome 6, ASM4071231v1 includes:
- the LOC142639294 gene encoding serine carboxypeptidase-like gives rise to the protein MESSTISLSLLFTFLSLFSLSSSINFNEDIHISRSNLPSVQAEKFIRELNLFPKTKINVVDRPGFSSAEPKKIVEKRFAFPDLVGSGVTVDDLGHHAGYYDIEHSHAARLFYFFFESRTNKKDPVVIWLTGGPGCSSELAMFYENGPFTIANNMSLVWNEYGWDKASNLLYVDQPTGTGFSYTSDKRDIRHNEDGVSNDLYDFLQAFFVEHPEFAENDFYITGESYAGHYIPAFAARVHRGNKANEGIHINLKGFAIGNGLTDPAIQYKAYTDYALDMGLISKTAYNRISKVIPVCETAIKLCGTDGTISCVASYFVCNTIFSSIIALAGDINYYDIRKKCEGPLCYDFSNMDKFLNQESVRNALGVGDLDFVSCSPTVYQAMLVDWMRNLEVGIPTLLEDGIKLLVYAGEYDLICNWLGNSRWVHAMEWSGQQKFVASPEVHFEVNGSTAGVLKSHGPLSFLKVHDAGHMVPMDQPKAALEMLIRWTQGKLTEVPSDDTGIFIAEM
- the LOC142640477 gene encoding vacuolar protein sorting-associated protein 24 homolog 1 isoform X2, whose translation is MGSAKALAKEIVMSRKAVNRLYENKAQLNSISMHLGESVAISRTVGHLSKSAEVMKLVNNLMKAPEMASTMQEFSKEMTKAGVIEEFVNDAVDTALDSEDIEEETEEEVDKVLTEIAGETAAQLPEAVRKERTKLPAQRASTSQEEEAIAEGADDEEELEELRARLAKVRS
- the LOC142640477 gene encoding vacuolar protein sorting-associated protein 24 homolog 1 isoform X1; this translates as MDKFKSMLKPKANPQEQLRGWQRRLRQECRNIERQIRDVQREEKSVHKAIREAAKRNDMGSAKALAKEIVMSRKAVNRLYENKAQLNSISMHLGESVAISRTVGHLSKSAEVMKLVNNLMKAPEMASTMQEFSKEMTKAGVIEEFVNDAVDTALDSEDIEEETEEEVDKVLTEIAGETAAQLPEAVRKERTKLPAQRASTSQEEEAIAEGADDEEELEELRARLAKVRS